A genomic region of Oligoflexia bacterium contains the following coding sequences:
- a CDS encoding site-specific integrase, which translates to MAIRTYEENGKKLYEVYVNGIDASGVRIQRKRRGIDTLRKAQSIEFELKRELAVSRDEKKAHLWPDWFDVCMTRMKYDCRPSTIINYTLTVGKWAHPQWKNLELGAITKAQVYELVFEQSPGLKTPNAKKNLLKMVKRIFQMAIEEGILDRNPCIGITIKIPELDQKVLTNAEAEIFLKEAKAVNHRFYPIWVMALLTGLRSGEMYALRWTDIDFDARLISITRQWTSKGGFGPTKSRLNRVVPVSEDLLKFLKELKLQRASEDEFVLPHLREWTDGEQARVTRDFCAAVGVTPVKFHDLRATFITNLLARGESLARVMSVVGHNELKTTNGYLRRAGVEVVGATEKLGYKLPVENAGAKVLSIIKGSES; encoded by the coding sequence ATGGCGATTCGCACCTATGAAGAGAATGGTAAGAAGCTTTATGAGGTCTACGTTAACGGAATAGATGCTAGTGGAGTTCGAATCCAACGGAAACGCAGGGGTATTGATACCTTAAGAAAAGCGCAGTCCATTGAATTTGAACTTAAGCGCGAGCTCGCAGTTTCGCGCGATGAGAAAAAAGCCCATTTGTGGCCCGACTGGTTTGATGTCTGCATGACTCGTATGAAGTACGATTGCAGACCCTCAACAATTATCAACTACACGTTGACGGTCGGAAAATGGGCTCATCCTCAGTGGAAGAATTTAGAACTTGGAGCCATTACAAAAGCTCAAGTCTATGAACTTGTCTTTGAGCAAAGCCCTGGGCTTAAAACGCCTAACGCCAAAAAAAACCTTCTCAAAATGGTGAAAAGGATTTTTCAAATGGCGATAGAGGAAGGAATTCTTGATCGCAATCCCTGCATAGGAATTACGATTAAAATTCCAGAGCTTGATCAGAAGGTTCTAACAAACGCAGAGGCTGAGATTTTTCTCAAAGAAGCAAAAGCTGTAAACCACAGATTTTATCCAATCTGGGTTATGGCGCTTCTCACTGGGTTACGCTCAGGAGAAATGTACGCCCTTCGATGGACGGACATTGATTTTGATGCGCGACTTATTTCTATAACGAGACAATGGACCTCAAAAGGCGGGTTTGGCCCAACAAAGTCGAGACTCAATCGTGTCGTACCTGTATCTGAGGATCTGCTGAAGTTTTTAAAAGAACTAAAACTTCAAAGAGCCAGTGAAGATGAATTTGTTCTCCCCCACTTAAGAGAGTGGACTGATGGAGAGCAAGCAAGGGTCACACGAGATTTTTGTGCGGCAGTTGGAGTTACACCTGTTAAGTTCCACGATCTCAGGGCTACTTTTATAACTAACTTACTGGCACGCGGAGAGTCCCTTGCCAGGGTTATGTCCGTTGTTGGACATAACGAGCTTAAGACCACAAACGGCTACCTTCGTAGGGCTGGTGTTGAGGTGGTAGGAGCTACCGAAAAGTTAGGGTATAAACTACCTGTTGAGAACGCGGGAGCGAAGGTTCTGAGCATTATAAAAGGCTCAGAGTCATGA